A single window of Nicotiana sylvestris chromosome 3, ASM39365v2, whole genome shotgun sequence DNA harbors:
- the LOC104212469 gene encoding putative proline-rich receptor-like protein kinase PERK6, with protein sequence MSSSSKDDQSSNSPPSDSSSSDSSSNSPPSSSSGSPPSPSSSSNSPSSDSSSNSPPSQDNSSSSNDSNSQSPPSQSNSSPSPPSGDSNNSSSSGDNNNGNNNNNIDNSNGNNNNNNGNNNGNNSSNHNNNDNNSNNNNNNGNNNGNNNNNGNNNGNNNNNNNNGDSNNDNNNDNKNNNNNNGSNNNGNSNNNNNNDHSNTNNNNNNKSSPPSKSSNSNGGSPPPPPPPPPPPPPPPSPFSPNSGALSPPKHKSPPSKSDVDHNGKSNDNGTAIIVGVAAGAGLLLLVMLVFLISCCKRKRRRPRDQMGYYRDNSHGGKSTDYYNSGQYGNWHNNKVQSTEHMVKMPTPQPVSTNVSSELSWPIAPPPPPPMMSSSEMSSAAFSGPHQPPLPPPHPSMALGFNQSSFTYDDLSAATGGFSKANLLGQGGFGFVHKGVLPNGKEIAVKSLKANSGQGEREFQAEVEIISRVHHRHLVSLVGYCIAGSQRLLVYEFVPNGTLEYHLHGPGRPVMDFPTRLKIALGSAKGFAYLHEDCHPRIIHRDIKAANILLDHNCEAKVADFGLAKLSSDTNTHVSTRIMGTFGYLAPEYASSGKLTEKSDVYSYGVMLLELITGRRPIDINSDDDTLVEWARPILVRATEGGNYDELIDPRLEGNFDAQEMLCMVACAAASIRHSARRRPKMSQIVRALEGDVSLDDLNEGMKKSHSAMFGSGESSEYDGGSYDVKKFRKSGMSSQEFTGSEHGTTGEFVHSAGESQELRHKKLSP encoded by the exons ATGTCTTCATCATCTAAGGATGATCAATCATCCAATTCGCCACCTTCAGATTCATCCTCTTCggattcttcatcaaattcaccGCCATCATCCTCATCTGGTTCACCCCCTTCACCTTCATCCTCTTCAAATTCCCCATCGTCTGACTCATCATCAAATTCTCCGCCATCCCAAGATAATTCATCTTCATCGAATGATTCAAATTCCCAATCTCCCCCTTCTCAAAGTAATTCATCACCTTCTCCGCCATCTGGGGATAGTAATAACTCATCTTCTTCCGGGGATAATAACAACggcaataataacaacaacattGACAATAGCAAcgggaacaacaacaataacaacggcAACAACAATGGGAACAACAGCAGCAAtcacaacaacaatgacaataatagtaataataacaacaacaatggaaacaacaacggcaacaacaacaacaatggtaATAACAacggtaacaacaacaacaacaacaacaatggtgatagcaacaacgacaacaacaatgataacaagaacaacaacaacaataatgggagcaataACAACGgcaatagcaacaacaataacaataatgatCATAGCAACactaacaataataataacaataaatctTCACCTCCATCAAAATCCTCAAATTCAAATGGTGGTTCGCCGCCTCCTCCACCCCCACCACCTcctccaccaccaccaccaccatctCCCTTTTCTCCCAACTCTGGAGCTCTTTCCCCTCCGAAGCATAAGTCGCCACCGAGCAAGTCGGACGTAGATCATAATGGCAAATCTAACGATAACGGGACAGCCATCATTGTAGGAGTTGCTGCAGGAGCAGGACTATTACTTCTTGTCATGCTAGTCTTCCTTATATCTTGTTGCAAACGCAAAAGGAGAAGGCCACGTGACCAAATGGGCTACTACAGGGACAATTCTCATGGAGGCAAGA GTACTGACTACTATAATAGTGGACAATATGGGAATTGGCACAACAACAAAGTTCAATCTACTGAACATATGGTAAAGATGCCTACTCCTCAACCTGTCAGTACTAATGTAAGTTCAGAACTCAGTTGGCCAATAGCACCTCCACCACCACCTCCAATGATGAGCAGCAGTGAAATGAGTTCTGCTGCTTTCTCTGGTCCACATCAACCTCCATTGCCACCTCCACATCCATCAATGGCTCTTGGTTTTAACCAAAGCAGTTTCACGTATGACGATTTGTCAGCAGCAACTGGAGGATTTTCTAAGGCCAATCTTTTGGGACAAGGTGGTTTTGGATTTGTACATAAAGGGGTGTTGCCTAATGGTAAGGAGATAGCAGTGAAAAGTCTGAAAGCAAATAGTGGGCAAGGGGAACGAGAATTTCAAGCTGAGGTCGAGATCATTAGTCGTGTCCATCATCGCCATCTTGTATCTTTAGTTGGATATTGCATTGCTGGATCTCAAAGGTTGTTGGTGTATGAGTTTGTTCCTAATGGCACTCTTGAATATCACCTTCATG GACCTGGTCGCCCAGTTATGGACTTCCCTACGAGGCTTAAAATTGCACTTGGATCTGCCAAAGGTTTTGCCTACCTTCATGAAGATT GCCACCCTCGCATCATTCACAGAGACATTAAAGCTGCAAATATCCTACTGGACCATAACTGTGAAGCTAAG GTGGCTGATTTTGGACTAGCTAAGCTTTCCTCAGACACTAATACACATGTGTCAACACGTATCATGGGTACCTTTGG GTACTTGGCACCAGAATACGCTTCAAGTGGCAAGCTAACTGAAAAGTCTGACGTTTATTCTTATGGTGTTATGCTTTTGGAACTTATAACTGGGCGTCGTCCTATCGACATTAACAGTGATGATGACACCTTAGTTGAGTGG GCTAGGCCAATTCTGGTTCGTGCAACAGAGGGCGGAAACTATGATGAATTGATAGATCCACGTTTGGAGGGAAATTTTGATGCCCAAGAGATGCTATGTATGGTGGCTTGTGCTGCTGCATCCATCAGACATTCTGCAAGAAGACGTCCAAAAATGAGTCAG ATTGTACGTGCTTTGGAAGGTGATGTTTCTCTGGATGATTTGAACGAGGGAATGAAAAAGAGCCATAGCGCAATGTTTGGTTCTGGTGAAAGTTCCGAATACGACGGAGGTTCATATGACGTTAAAAAGTTCAGGAAATCTGGAATGTCGAGCCAAGAATTCACAGGCAGTGAACATGGTACTACTGGTGAATTTGTCCATTCCGCTggtgaatctcaagaacttcgtCACAAAAAACTCAGTCCTTGA